One genomic window of Prochlorococcus sp. MIT 0801 includes the following:
- the pgk gene encoding phosphoglycerate kinase: MSKRSLSSLGAEDLCGKRVLVRVDFNVPLGDEGQITDDTRIRAALPTINDLLEKSARVILSAHFGRPKGEVNETMRLTAVAQRLSELLGKTVIKTDSCIGVEAKSKVDAMSNGDVVLLENVRFISGEEKNDTEFAKELASLAEVYVNDAFGAAHRAHASTEGVTKFLNPCVAGYLMEKELKYLQGAIDQPKSPLAAIVGGSKVSSKIGVLESLIDKCDKIIVGGGMIFTFYKARGLSVGNSLVEEDKLELASALEKKAKDKGVEFLLPSDVVLADNFSPDANSKLSKVDAISEGWMGLDIGSESVELFQNALKDCKTVIWNGPMGVFEFEKFAKGTNAIANTLAELSAQGCCTIIGGGDSVAAVEKAGLAKNMSHISTGGGASLELLEGKVLPGVAALDDAK; encoded by the coding sequence ATGTCTAAGCGTTCCCTGTCAAGTCTCGGCGCTGAAGACTTATGCGGCAAACGTGTTTTAGTGAGAGTTGATTTTAATGTCCCATTAGGAGATGAGGGGCAAATAACTGACGACACAAGAATTCGTGCTGCTTTACCAACTATTAATGACCTCTTAGAGAAGAGTGCAAGAGTAATTCTTTCCGCTCATTTTGGGAGACCAAAGGGAGAGGTTAATGAAACAATGCGTTTGACTGCTGTTGCTCAAAGACTTAGTGAATTGCTTGGAAAAACAGTTATTAAAACTGACAGTTGTATAGGAGTAGAAGCTAAGTCAAAAGTTGATGCTATGTCTAACGGTGATGTTGTCCTTTTGGAAAATGTTCGATTTATTTCTGGTGAAGAAAAAAACGATACTGAATTTGCAAAAGAATTAGCTTCTTTGGCAGAAGTCTATGTAAATGATGCTTTTGGAGCTGCCCATCGTGCACATGCTTCAACTGAAGGAGTTACAAAGTTCTTAAATCCTTGCGTGGCTGGCTATTTAATGGAAAAAGAACTGAAGTACCTTCAAGGAGCTATCGATCAACCTAAAAGTCCCTTAGCAGCAATAGTTGGAGGTTCAAAAGTTAGTAGTAAGATAGGTGTCTTAGAATCTTTAATTGATAAATGCGACAAGATAATCGTTGGTGGAGGGATGATATTTACTTTTTATAAGGCTAGAGGATTATCGGTTGGTAATAGTCTTGTAGAAGAAGATAAGCTTGAATTAGCTAGTGCTTTGGAGAAGAAAGCAAAAGATAAAGGTGTTGAGTTTCTTTTGCCAAGTGATGTTGTGTTGGCTGATAATTTTTCTCCTGATGCAAATAGTAAACTTTCAAAAGTAGATGCTATTAGTGAAGGTTGGATGGGATTGGATATTGGTTCAGAATCAGTTGAACTTTTTCAGAATGCTTTGAAAGATTGCAAAACGGTTATTTGGAATGGACCGATGGGTGTCTTTGAATTTGAGAAATTTGCAAAAGGAACAAATGCAATCGCAAATACTTTGGCTGAATTAAGTGCTCAAGGATGTTGCACAATTATTGGAGGTGGAGATTCAGTGGCAGCAGTTGAGAAGGCAGGTTTAGCGAAAAACATGTCTCATATCTCAACTGGGGGTGGCGCAAGCCTTGAACTTTTGGAAGGGAAAGTGCTTCCTGGAGTTGCTGCTCTAGATGATGCTAAATAA
- a CDS encoding glycosyltransferase, producing the protein MPRLLIAASGTGGHIYPALSFADSLSNFWEIEWLGVSNRLDVELVPKKYNLNKLKVGGLQGNIFRKMFDLCKLLFASIQVSVLLRQKEISVIFTTGGYISAPCIIGAKIAGIPIVLHESNAIPGKVTRLMGRFCDHVALGIPSASEYLQKCRTSFTGTPVRSEFLLDKSLPSWVPLGEGLLIVVMGGSQGAVKMNEMVRKILPFLIGKGCRVVHLTGKNDCFYRNRDKDKSQPNLVVRDFSDEIPALLRNADLAISRSGAGAICELMVTKTPSILIPFPSSTDQHQELNAAYMARFGGAIIVNQHDPEKNILKNIVSNLLDSNSLSEMKLNMNNHDYSYPEKKIFEIINSIS; encoded by the coding sequence ATGCCTCGCCTTTTAATTGCTGCAAGCGGAACCGGTGGGCACATTTATCCTGCATTATCTTTCGCCGATTCACTTTCAAATTTTTGGGAAATAGAGTGGTTAGGGGTATCAAATAGGCTCGATGTTGAACTAGTTCCAAAAAAATACAATTTAAACAAGTTAAAAGTTGGAGGATTACAAGGAAACATTTTTAGAAAAATGTTTGATTTATGTAAATTACTCTTCGCTTCTATTCAAGTATCTGTCTTATTACGTCAAAAAGAAATTAGCGTTATTTTTACCACAGGTGGCTACATATCTGCTCCATGTATTATTGGCGCAAAAATCGCAGGTATTCCTATTGTACTGCATGAATCCAATGCTATTCCTGGTAAGGTAACTAGGCTGATGGGTAGATTTTGTGATCATGTAGCTTTAGGGATCCCATCAGCATCTGAGTATTTGCAAAAATGTAGAACAAGTTTTACAGGAACACCTGTAAGGTCAGAATTTTTATTAGATAAGTCTCTGCCAAGTTGGGTCCCCCTGGGAGAGGGCTTATTGATTGTGGTAATGGGAGGTAGTCAAGGAGCAGTAAAGATGAATGAGATGGTAAGGAAGATTTTACCTTTCTTGATTGGGAAGGGTTGTAGAGTTGTTCACTTGACTGGTAAAAACGATTGCTTTTATAGAAATCGAGATAAAGATAAAAGTCAACCTAATTTGGTTGTAAGAGACTTCAGTGATGAAATACCTGCCTTGCTTCGAAATGCTGATCTTGCAATTAGTAGGTCAGGAGCTGGTGCAATTTGTGAATTAATGGTAACCAAGACCCCTTCAATTTTAATACCTTTTCCAAGCTCTACCGATCAACATCAAGAGCTTAATGCTGCTTATATGGCAAGATTTGGAGGGGCTATAATAGTTAATCAACATGACCCGGAAAAAAACATATTGAAGAATATTGTATCGAATTTATTGGATTCTAATTCTCTTAGTGAAATGAAATTAAATATGAATAATCATGATTATTCATATCCTGAAAAAAAGATATTCGAAATAATAAATTCTATTAGTTAA
- a CDS encoding histidinol-phosphate transaminase, with protein MKINFESHGGNIEKEARKLGVSTENIIDASASIVPFKLPKKLNNYLINSIKNGSIRSYPDRSYFEVKNAISKWHNIEPSMILPGNGASELFTWAARDASLNGISSLPSPGFGDYQRALKCWNAPYVHNPLPLSWTNNNPQSFPIEPKANVLWITNPHNPTGQLWSRSSIENLLANYKLVICDEAFISLVPGGEKQSIIDLTIRYKNLIVIRSLTKFLGIAGLRIGYAVTNSDRLLKWKEIRDPWPVNTLAINATKMIMKDSKMHKKRLNKIHRWVEKEGQWLYQSLSGFSTIKPLPSTTSFQLIKSESSILNLLDNLKKRGILLRECRSFINLDENWFRISLLKREQNIQIINTLKDYIN; from the coding sequence ATGAAAATAAACTTTGAAAGTCATGGAGGTAATATTGAAAAAGAAGCAAGAAAATTAGGAGTGTCTACAGAAAATATAATCGATGCAAGTGCATCAATAGTTCCTTTTAAATTACCTAAAAAATTAAATAATTATCTTATTAATAGTATAAAAAATGGGTCTATAAGATCTTATCCCGATAGAAGTTATTTTGAAGTGAAAAATGCTATTTCAAAATGGCATAATATTGAGCCATCAATGATTTTACCTGGCAATGGAGCCTCTGAATTATTTACGTGGGCAGCAAGAGATGCAAGTTTAAATGGAATAAGTTCTTTACCCTCTCCTGGTTTTGGAGATTATCAAAGAGCTTTAAAATGCTGGAATGCTCCTTATGTTCACAACCCTTTACCCTTATCTTGGACAAATAACAATCCTCAATCATTTCCAATTGAACCAAAAGCAAATGTCTTGTGGATTACCAATCCACATAATCCAACTGGACAATTATGGAGTCGTTCTTCAATAGAAAATTTATTAGCAAATTACAAACTTGTAATTTGCGATGAAGCATTTATTTCTCTTGTCCCTGGAGGTGAAAAACAATCAATTATAGATTTAACAATTAGATATAAGAACCTAATAGTAATAAGAAGTTTAACTAAATTCCTTGGTATTGCTGGATTAAGGATTGGATATGCCGTAACAAACTCAGATAGATTATTAAAATGGAAAGAGATAAGAGATCCATGGCCTGTAAATACGCTAGCTATCAATGCAACTAAGATGATCATGAAAGATTCTAAAATGCATAAAAAAAGATTAAATAAGATCCACAGATGGGTAGAAAAAGAAGGGCAATGGCTATATCAAAGTTTGTCAGGTTTCTCTACCATTAAGCCTCTACCATCAACTACGAGCTTTCAATTAATAAAAAGTGAGAGCTCTATATTAAATCTTCTTGATAATTTAAAAAAAAGAGGAATTTTATTACGAGAATGTAGATCATTTATAAACTTAGATGAAAATTGGTTCAGAATCAGTCTTCTAAAAAGAGAACAAAATATTCAAATTATTAATACACTAAAAGATTACATTAACTAA